A window from Sphingopyxis alaskensis RB2256 encodes these proteins:
- a CDS encoding heavy metal-responsive transcriptional regulator produces MSDPRWRHEPAIARLQCRMSLDLGPWSNLHKRADVMGSYKIGKLAEAAGVGRDTIRYYERTGLLPAPGRTAAGYRLYSDGDLERLNFIRASQELGFTLEQARQLLTLKASDTATAAAVLAITLDKVREAETRVRKLTEIRDVLQDLADNCPREAPVSDCNIIAFLAEKRRPKK; encoded by the coding sequence ATGTCGGACCCGCGTTGGAGGCATGAACCGGCAATAGCCCGCCTCCAATGCCGAATGTCTCTTGACCTTGGACCATGGTCCAACCTGCACAAGCGAGCGGATGTCATGGGAAGCTACAAGATCGGAAAGCTCGCCGAAGCCGCGGGCGTGGGGCGCGATACGATACGCTATTATGAGCGGACGGGCTTGCTACCGGCCCCGGGCCGTACCGCGGCCGGCTATCGCCTTTACAGCGACGGGGACCTTGAGCGGCTCAACTTCATTCGCGCGTCGCAGGAACTCGGATTCACGCTCGAACAGGCGCGCCAGCTTCTCACCCTCAAGGCATCGGATACCGCCACCGCGGCGGCCGTGCTTGCGATCACGCTCGACAAGGTTCGGGAGGCCGAAACGCGGGTCAGGAAGCTGACTGAGATTCGGGATGTGCTGCAGGACCTCGCCGACAATTGCCCGCGAGAGGCGCCGGTCTCCGACTGCAACATAATCGCATTCTTGGCGGAAAAACGAAGACCAAAAAAATAG